One Methanomicrobiales archaeon genomic window carries:
- a CDS encoding TrkA family potassium uptake protein, with translation MYIIIVGLGGIGRTLVGIAADNRNDVVVIDKNEERAAEILEHYDVLAVVGDATDTEILEEAGIERADALVATTSDDSVNLMTCLLARRYKVPNVISIVNQIEHSDFFKEVGVRISENPDELVAMRLYYWVESPGMQQLAALPGGRIFEFVAEQGAPFIDRELRELKAKNFVVIAINRAGNGLIIPTGDTRIRAGDTLTVFTKKEAEKETLSLLGRQLKHPAR, from the coding sequence GTGTACATCATCATCGTGGGGCTGGGGGGAATCGGGAGGACGCTCGTCGGGATCGCCGCCGACAACCGGAACGACGTGGTTGTCATCGACAAGAACGAGGAGCGCGCCGCCGAGATCCTGGAGCACTACGACGTGCTGGCCGTCGTCGGCGACGCCACGGACACGGAGATCCTGGAGGAGGCCGGAATCGAGCGGGCTGACGCGCTTGTCGCCACGACGAGCGACGACTCGGTCAACCTCATGACCTGTCTGCTGGCGCGGCGCTACAAGGTGCCGAACGTGATCTCCATCGTGAACCAGATCGAGCACTCCGACTTCTTCAAGGAGGTCGGAGTGCGGATCAGCGAGAATCCCGACGAACTGGTCGCGATGCGCCTCTACTACTGGGTGGAGAGCCCCGGCATGCAGCAGCTCGCTGCCCTGCCCGGCGGACGGATCTTCGAGTTCGTCGCCGAACAGGGCGCCCCGTTCATCGACCGCGAGCTGCGGGAGCTGAAGGCGAAGAACTTCGTCGTCATCGCCATCAACCGCGCGGGGAACGGGCTGATCATCCCCACCGGGGACACCCGCATCCGCGCCGGGGATACCCTCACGGTCTTCACCAAGAAGGAGGCGGAGAAGGAGACGCTGAGCCTGCTCGGCCGCCAGCTGAAGCATCCTGCCCGGTAA
- a CDS encoding TrkH family potassium uptake protein has product MPWREHVGMIANDIGSIFELVGLAAFAPFAVLTIYQEWEMILPMASAPFSFVLLGYLLRRIPRGNHAPHLSIALATAALAWFAIALVGSLPFILGLQMTFTDSVFEAMSGWTTTGFTMMTSLDTAPRTLIFWRSFMQWMGGIGVIAFTVTMQTASGLARSRLFRSEGRPEAFMPSAVSTGRRLWGIYAVLTLLFIGLVMLAGLPLWDATNLVMSTLSTGGFTVHDAGIRFYDNAALEGVLVLVMIAGALPFKIYYLFSVKRQFGIFRDAVVLLFLSLALTASAIVSLDLYLTDGYTLFRAVREGIFIAVSGITCTGLQNSDLNLWAAAPLILVIMLMFIGGAAGSTAGGIKVNRLVLAYEALVWWFKRFFVGRRVIVPFRYEGRILPKDVSELEISKNMLIVVLWALTLVLSLMLVLHLYATPYTPYEVLFEHASAMSNVGLSVGFMTPASPAANKWIFILLMWIGRLEILPVIVLIVGLLRGFETTVAR; this is encoded by the coding sequence ATGCCGTGGCGGGAGCACGTCGGGATGATCGCCAACGATATCGGCAGCATCTTCGAGCTCGTCGGGCTGGCCGCGTTCGCGCCCTTCGCCGTGCTCACGATCTACCAGGAGTGGGAGATGATTCTCCCCATGGCGTCGGCGCCGTTTTCCTTCGTGCTCCTCGGCTATCTCCTGCGGCGCATACCCCGGGGGAATCACGCGCCCCACCTCTCCATCGCCCTGGCGACCGCGGCGCTCGCCTGGTTCGCCATTGCCCTCGTCGGGTCCCTGCCGTTCATCCTGGGGCTCCAGATGACCTTCACCGACAGCGTCTTCGAGGCGATGTCCGGCTGGACCACCACCGGTTTCACCATGATGACCTCCCTCGACACCGCCCCCCGCACGCTGATCTTCTGGCGCTCCTTCATGCAGTGGATGGGAGGCATCGGCGTGATCGCGTTCACCGTCACGATGCAGACCGCCTCCGGGCTCGCCAGGTCCCGGCTCTTCCGCTCGGAGGGGCGGCCCGAGGCGTTCATGCCGAGCGCCGTCTCCACGGGGAGGCGGCTCTGGGGCATCTACGCGGTGCTCACCCTCCTCTTCATCGGGCTCGTCATGCTGGCGGGATTGCCCCTCTGGGATGCCACGAACCTGGTCATGAGCACCCTCTCGACCGGCGGGTTCACCGTCCACGACGCGGGGATCCGGTTCTATGACAACGCAGCCCTGGAAGGCGTGCTCGTGCTGGTGATGATCGCCGGGGCGCTCCCCTTCAAGATCTACTACCTCTTCTCCGTCAAGAGGCAGTTCGGGATCTTCCGGGATGCCGTGGTGCTGCTCTTCCTCTCCCTGGCGCTCACCGCCTCGGCCATCGTATCCCTCGATCTCTACCTGACGGACGGATACACGCTTTTCCGTGCGGTGCGGGAAGGGATCTTCATCGCCGTCTCCGGCATCACCTGCACAGGCCTCCAGAACTCCGATCTCAACCTCTGGGCGGCAGCCCCCCTCATCCTGGTCATCATGCTGATGTTCATCGGCGGTGCGGCTGGCAGCACGGCCGGCGGGATCAAGGTGAATCGGCTGGTCCTCGCCTACGAAGCCCTCGTCTGGTGGTTCAAGCGGTTCTTCGTGGGAAGAAGGGTGATCGTCCCCTTCCGGTACGAAGGGCGGATCCTCCCAAAAGATGTATCGGAACTCGAGATCTCGAAGAATATGCTGATCGTGGTGCTCTGGGCTCTGACGCTCGTCCTCTCCCTCATGCTCGTGCTCCACCTCTACGCGACGCCGTACACGCCCTACGAGGTGCTCTTCGAGCACGCCTCCGCGATGAGCAACGTGGGCCTCTCCGTCGGGTTCATGACGCCGGCCAGCCCCGCGGCGAACAAGTGGATCTTCATCCTGCTGATGTGGATCGGGAGGCTCGAGATCCTGCCGGTCATCGTGCTGATCGTGGGCCTGCTCCGGGGTTTCGAGACGACCGTGGCGCGGTAA
- a CDS encoding AAA family ATPase gives MQMVVTMGRGGTGKTSFVALMAKHFIATGETPLLLIDADPDQNLGEMVGIDLEAGGVRTIADLTTETFLERGGTTAGRAPTERIETRIWEEGLYEGEFCDLMAVGTRWVEGCYCLPDAALKGALSTIAKNYRYVLIDSPAGLEHLNRKISTVVDVIFDLVSPSSRSFGHVRRAQRIVREVGIEARRFYLVGAFLFPESEEDRLRREFPHAYLGKIPYDPLLSEYVLSGRSLLEVPDESPAYRAVAEILAKAGY, from the coding sequence ATGCAGATGGTGGTGACGATGGGGCGGGGGGGGACGGGGAAGACCTCCTTTGTCGCCCTCATGGCCAAACACTTCATCGCGACGGGGGAGACGCCCCTCCTCCTCATCGATGCCGATCCGGACCAGAATCTCGGCGAGATGGTGGGGATCGATCTCGAGGCCGGGGGAGTGCGGACGATTGCGGACCTGACAACGGAGACGTTCCTGGAACGGGGCGGGACCACGGCCGGCCGCGCCCCGACGGAGCGGATCGAGACGCGGATCTGGGAGGAGGGGCTGTACGAAGGGGAGTTCTGCGATTTGATGGCGGTCGGGACCCGGTGGGTCGAGGGGTGCTACTGTCTGCCGGACGCCGCCCTGAAGGGCGCGCTCTCCACGATCGCGAAGAACTACCGCTACGTGCTCATCGACTCGCCGGCCGGCCTCGAGCACCTGAACCGCAAGATCTCGACGGTCGTGGACGTCATCTTCGACCTCGTGAGCCCCTCCAGCCGCTCCTTCGGGCACGTGCGGCGGGCGCAGCGGATCGTGCGGGAGGTGGGGATCGAGGCGCGCCGCTTCTACCTGGTGGGGGCATTCCTCTTTCCGGAGTCCGAAGAGGATCGCCTGCGCCGGGAATTCCCGCATGCCTATCTCGGAAAGATCCCCTACGACCCGCTGCTCTCGGAGTACGTGCTCTCGGGGCGATCGCTCCTCGAGGTTCCGGACGAGTCGCCGGCATACCGCGCCGTGGCGGAGATTCTCGCAAAGGCCGGCTATTGA
- a CDS encoding P-loop NTPase, whose protein sequence is MKIAVSGKGGVGKTFVAGTAAWLFARQGQRVLAIDADSSPNLGIFLGLSPEEAGSILPLSENQELIALKTGTGYPGVYSLTFSVEDIVERYAVRTPSGVDLLVMGTVASMGSGCTCAANAVLRALLRHVAVQRDEAVILDMEGGVEHLGRGTADRVDVMLVVTDANVRSLHAARKIARLSAGAGIRRTAILANMIEDADQARAVREYASVNGLECIGQVPFDRTVREAGIRGTTIFPDADSPAIRALERILDRLKGMPEA, encoded by the coding sequence ATGAAGATAGCCGTATCCGGCAAGGGGGGCGTGGGAAAGACGTTCGTTGCCGGCACGGCGGCCTGGCTGTTCGCCCGGCAGGGGCAGCGCGTCCTCGCAATCGACGCGGACAGTTCGCCGAACCTGGGGATCTTCCTGGGGCTGTCCCCCGAGGAGGCGGGATCCATTCTGCCCCTATCGGAGAACCAGGAGCTGATCGCCCTGAAGACGGGGACGGGTTACCCCGGGGTGTACAGCCTCACGTTCAGCGTCGAGGACATCGTCGAGCGCTACGCGGTGCGCACACCCTCGGGCGTGGACCTGCTCGTCATGGGCACGGTCGCCTCCATGGGATCGGGCTGCACGTGTGCGGCGAACGCCGTGCTGCGTGCCCTTCTCCGCCACGTTGCCGTCCAGCGGGACGAGGCAGTGATCCTGGACATGGAGGGCGGTGTGGAGCATCTTGGCAGGGGGACGGCGGACCGCGTGGACGTGATGCTCGTGGTCACGGACGCGAACGTGCGATCGCTGCATGCAGCCCGGAAGATCGCCCGGCTCTCCGCCGGGGCCGGGATCCGCAGGACCGCGATCCTCGCGAACATGATCGAGGACGCGGACCAGGCCCGCGCCGTGCGGGAGTACGCGAGCGTCAACGGGCTGGAGTGCATCGGGCAGGTGCCCTTCGACCGCACGGTGCGGGAGGCCGGCATCCGGGGAACGACCATCTTCCCGGATGCGGACAGCCCGGCGATCCGGGCGCTGGAGCGTATCCTTGACCGCCTGAAGGGCATGCCGGAGGCGTGA
- a CDS encoding ASKHA domain-containing protein, producing the protein MSGLVPRSRDAVRRKARVYVHPLNRTAEVPPGTSLLEAIRRAGVQIESICGGKGECGKCRVILEGGGWTERGGARRKHLSPREVEAGYRLACEVMVGGDMEVTVPIESRIEAPQILIPEGIETDHLDPPVERHPLQVRDGDPFAPGGRSIRLVGYTGARPRAPEEVLARIPAPPALAILTRTPGYPEILDIVPEDGSDPPCGIALDLGTTTVVGTLVDLATGVLLARQATLNRQITYGEEVITRIGFSGRADGVRLLQQAARESINQVIRDAAAAAGIAPAEILEVTVGGNTVMNHLLVGRDPRYLEMVDADVPRHPFVFRTASLGIEAHPRAYCYCLPNVSRFVGGDAVGDVLASGMHGRPEVSLLIDLGTNGEIVVGNREWLAAVSCASGPAFEGAGIGAGMRAMRGAIEHVAIDPVSGEATVETVGSAPPRGICGSGLIDAAAGMFQAGILDFKGKFVGSHPRVRRGHEGAEYCLVPAEETATGQDIAITQQDMDYFMDSKAALCGAVAVLLKRYRLTPEDIRHVYLAGAFGAFADMRSLTAFGILPPFPNATVQGIGNGSLSGAYLALLSLRKRREAQAIADAMVYIDLLVDPDFVEEYTAALSIPGRSELFPAGRDRGGHA; encoded by the coding sequence ATGAGCGGACTCGTCCCCCGATCCCGCGATGCGGTCAGGCGGAAGGCGAGGGTCTACGTCCACCCGCTCAACCGCACCGCGGAGGTCCCGCCCGGAACCAGCCTGCTCGAGGCGATCCGCAGGGCGGGCGTCCAGATCGAGAGCATCTGCGGGGGGAAAGGAGAATGCGGGAAGTGCCGCGTCATCCTGGAGGGGGGCGGCTGGACGGAGCGGGGCGGAGCGCGGCGGAAACACCTCTCCCCCCGCGAAGTGGAGGCGGGATACCGCCTGGCGTGCGAGGTGATGGTCGGCGGGGATATGGAGGTTACCGTGCCGATCGAGAGCCGGATCGAGGCTCCGCAGATCCTGATTCCGGAGGGGATCGAGACCGATCACCTCGACCCTCCCGTCGAGCGGCACCCGCTGCAGGTGAGAGACGGGGACCCCTTCGCCCCCGGGGGACGCTCCATCCGCCTCGTCGGCTACACGGGTGCGCGCCCCCGCGCGCCGGAGGAGGTGCTGGCGCGGATCCCGGCGCCGCCGGCCCTGGCGATCCTGACGCGTACGCCCGGGTACCCCGAGATCCTGGATATCGTCCCCGAAGACGGATCCGATCCCCCCTGCGGCATCGCCCTCGATCTCGGCACCACGACCGTCGTCGGAACCCTCGTCGATCTCGCGACGGGGGTCCTGCTGGCACGGCAGGCGACGCTGAACCGCCAGATCACCTACGGGGAGGAGGTGATCACCCGCATCGGGTTCTCGGGGCGGGCGGACGGGGTGCGGCTGCTGCAGCAGGCGGCCCGGGAGAGCATCAACCAGGTGATCCGCGATGCTGCGGCGGCAGCGGGAATCGCCCCCGCGGAGATCCTGGAGGTGACGGTCGGCGGCAACACGGTGATGAACCACCTGCTGGTCGGGCGGGATCCCCGCTACCTGGAGATGGTCGACGCGGACGTGCCGCGCCACCCGTTCGTCTTCAGGACGGCATCCCTGGGCATCGAGGCGCACCCCCGCGCCTACTGCTACTGCCTCCCGAACGTGAGCCGGTTCGTCGGCGGCGATGCCGTCGGGGACGTGCTGGCCTCCGGGATGCACGGGCGCCCGGAGGTCTCCCTCCTTATCGACCTGGGGACGAACGGCGAGATCGTGGTCGGCAACCGGGAGTGGCTCGCCGCCGTCTCCTGCGCCTCCGGCCCGGCCTTCGAGGGCGCGGGGATCGGCGCCGGTATGCGGGCGATGCGGGGGGCGATCGAGCACGTGGCGATCGATCCCGTCAGCGGCGAAGCGACGGTGGAGACGGTCGGGTCGGCACCCCCGCGGGGGATCTGCGGCTCGGGGCTGATCGATGCCGCGGCCGGCATGTTCCAGGCCGGCATCCTGGACTTCAAGGGAAAGTTCGTGGGATCGCACCCCCGCGTCCGCAGGGGGCACGAGGGTGCCGAATACTGCCTGGTCCCGGCGGAGGAGACCGCCACGGGCCAGGATATCGCGATCACCCAGCAGGACATGGACTACTTCATGGACTCGAAGGCGGCGCTCTGCGGAGCCGTCGCCGTCCTGCTCAAGAGGTACCGCCTGACGCCCGAGGATATCCGCCACGTATACCTCGCCGGCGCCTTCGGGGCGTTCGCCGACATGCGGAGCCTCACCGCCTTCGGGATCCTCCCGCCGTTCCCGAACGCGACGGTGCAGGGGATCGGGAACGGCTCCCTCTCGGGGGCCTACCTCGCCCTGCTCTCCCTGCGGAAGCGCCGGGAGGCGCAGGCGATCGCGGATGCGATGGTCTATATCGATCTCCTGGTCGATCCCGACTTCGTCGAAGAGTACACCGCCGCGCTCTCCATCCCCGGCAGGAGCGAACTCTTTCCCGCGGGGCGGGATCGGGGAGGGCATGCATAG
- the acsC gene encoding acetyl-CoA decarbonylase/synthase complex subunit gamma: MTTGKRRRSIKEISPIDVYNLLPRTNCRECGEANCMAFATRLVNGEYVLEDCTPLLRPEYAHLHADLSDLLAPPVKAVTFGTGDRAVTVGGKHVLHRHDFTYHNPTAIALDVADSMPEEELERRVNEICGFSYTYIGRTLQLDAIAIRSTTGDPDAFARTVERVAATGYPLILCTLDPGVMQGGLSRVPEGRPLLYAATAANWEAMADLALQYGCPLVVSAPGDIPLLRSLVHTLLDCGVADLVLDPGTSVDAGLASTIMTSSAIRRAACLAHDDYLGFPLLGTPIAAWAGDELSPDAIRWKEACTAEMLITRYADLLILHSLEGWVLLPQLLWRFNLYTDPRKPVSVEPGVRTFGNPDRNSPLLITTNYALTFFTVESDIKAAHLDCHLIVADTGGISVESAVAGRYLTAEKVAETLREYRAEDLVGHRWLILPGLAARLSGETEEASGWRVLVGPKDSSGLAAFLREHWPPRGD; encoded by the coding sequence ATGACAACGGGAAAACGCAGACGGAGCATCAAGGAGATCAGCCCGATCGATGTCTACAATCTCCTCCCGAGAACCAACTGCCGGGAGTGCGGGGAGGCGAACTGCATGGCGTTTGCCACGCGGCTCGTCAACGGCGAGTACGTCCTCGAGGACTGCACCCCGCTCCTCCGCCCGGAGTACGCGCACCTCCACGCCGACCTCTCGGACCTCCTGGCCCCGCCGGTAAAGGCGGTCACCTTCGGGACGGGCGACCGCGCCGTCACCGTGGGCGGGAAGCACGTCCTCCACCGCCACGACTTCACCTACCACAACCCGACCGCCATCGCGCTCGACGTCGCCGACAGTATGCCGGAGGAGGAGCTCGAGCGGCGGGTGAACGAGATCTGCGGGTTCTCCTACACCTACATCGGGCGGACGCTCCAGCTCGACGCGATCGCGATCCGCTCGACCACGGGGGACCCCGACGCCTTCGCCCGCACCGTGGAGCGGGTCGCGGCGACAGGCTATCCCCTCATCCTCTGCACGCTCGATCCCGGGGTGATGCAGGGCGGGCTCTCCCGCGTCCCGGAGGGTCGTCCGCTCCTGTATGCGGCGACCGCCGCGAACTGGGAGGCGATGGCGGACCTCGCGCTGCAGTACGGGTGCCCCCTCGTCGTCTCGGCTCCCGGCGACATCCCGCTGCTCCGCTCCCTCGTGCACACGCTCCTGGACTGCGGCGTCGCGGATCTGGTGCTGGATCCCGGAACCTCCGTCGACGCGGGTCTTGCCAGCACCATCATGACCTCCTCCGCCATCCGCCGGGCGGCGTGCCTCGCCCACGACGACTACCTGGGGTTCCCCCTGCTCGGGACCCCCATCGCCGCCTGGGCCGGAGACGAGCTCTCGCCCGACGCGATCCGCTGGAAAGAGGCCTGCACTGCCGAGATGCTGATCACCCGCTATGCCGACCTGCTGATCCTGCACAGCCTGGAGGGCTGGGTGCTGCTGCCCCAGCTCCTCTGGCGGTTCAACCTCTACACCGATCCCCGCAAACCGGTCTCGGTGGAGCCCGGGGTGCGGACCTTCGGCAATCCGGACAGAAATTCCCCCCTGCTCATCACCACCAACTACGCCCTCACTTTCTTCACCGTGGAGTCCGACATCAAGGCAGCGCACCTGGACTGCCACCTCATCGTGGCGGACACGGGCGGCATCAGCGTGGAGAGCGCCGTCGCCGGGCGCTACCTGACCGCCGAGAAGGTGGCCGAGACGCTCCGGGAGTACCGCGCCGAGGACCTGGTCGGGCACCGCTGGCTGATCCTCCCCGGGCTCGCCGCGCGGCTGAGCGGGGAGACGGAAGAGGCGAGCGGATGGCGGGTCCTCGTCGGCCCGAAGGACTCCTCGGGTCTCGCCGCGTTCCTCCGCGAACACTGGCCCCCGCGGGGCGATTAG
- the cdhD gene encoding CO dehydrogenase/acetyl-CoA synthase subunit delta, translated as MGEKRDAEQSRTLQSWLRSLLGGVERIELERVELEIGDMEIFIPTGGDGGPEVRLPAPPVLTRPTALIPEAFSPHQEVYPGRIREVTLGATRKDGGSRGSTVVIGGAAAPAFSSPQALPPHPPAIAMDVFDMKIPLPKALKAPVLDVLEDPAAWARMNVDRFGAEAVTVHLMSTDPLIADRSPREAARTVEEVLQAVKVPLIVGGCGDPRKDAAVFTEVAEMASGERLLLNSVTLEMADHQLLEGVARAARENGHVLLAFTGLELNSAKELNRRLYPYLDPENIVMDLTTVALGYGLEYSFTIHERARIAALMGDAELQHPTISASTNAWAAREAWMEIDGRYGSRDVRGPLWETLNALILLLAGVDLFLMMHPSAVQTLRTVSSRLMHPGEGEPPRDWVTVQI; from the coding sequence GTGGGTGAGAAGCGCGATGCAGAGCAGAGCCGCACTCTCCAGTCCTGGCTCCGCTCCCTCCTCGGCGGCGTGGAGAGGATCGAACTCGAGAGGGTGGAGCTGGAGATCGGGGACATGGAGATCTTCATCCCGACGGGCGGAGACGGGGGCCCGGAGGTGCGGCTGCCGGCACCACCCGTGCTGACCCGCCCGACCGCCCTGATACCGGAGGCGTTCAGCCCGCACCAGGAGGTCTACCCCGGGCGGATCCGCGAGGTGACCCTGGGCGCGACGCGGAAGGACGGGGGAAGCCGGGGCAGCACCGTCGTGATCGGGGGCGCTGCCGCCCCGGCCTTCTCCTCGCCGCAGGCCCTGCCGCCGCACCCCCCGGCCATCGCCATGGACGTCTTCGACATGAAGATCCCCCTCCCGAAGGCCCTCAAGGCCCCCGTCCTGGACGTGCTCGAGGATCCCGCGGCGTGGGCGCGGATGAACGTGGACAGGTTCGGGGCGGAAGCCGTGACCGTTCACCTGATGAGCACCGATCCCCTGATTGCCGACCGCTCCCCCCGCGAGGCGGCGCGCACGGTCGAAGAGGTGCTCCAGGCGGTCAAGGTTCCGCTGATCGTAGGCGGATGCGGGGATCCCCGCAAGGACGCCGCGGTCTTCACCGAGGTCGCCGAGATGGCAAGCGGAGAACGCCTGCTGCTGAACTCGGTCACCCTGGAGATGGCGGATCACCAGCTCCTGGAAGGGGTGGCGCGGGCCGCCCGCGAGAACGGGCACGTCCTGCTCGCGTTCACGGGGCTCGAGCTGAACAGCGCGAAGGAGCTCAACCGCCGCCTCTACCCCTACCTGGACCCCGAGAACATCGTCATGGACCTCACCACGGTGGCGCTCGGATACGGGCTGGAGTACTCCTTCACGATCCACGAACGGGCGCGGATCGCGGCGCTGATGGGGGATGCCGAACTCCAGCACCCCACCATCTCCGCCTCCACGAACGCCTGGGCGGCCCGCGAGGCCTGGATGGAGATCGACGGACGCTACGGCTCCCGCGACGTGCGGGGGCCGCTCTGGGAGACGCTGAACGCCCTCATCCTGCTGCTGGCCGGTGTCGATCTGTTCCTGATGATGCACCCGTCGGCAGTGCAGACGCTGCGGACCGTCTCCTCGCGCCTGATGCATCCCGGGGAGGGCGAACCGCCCCGGGACTGGGTGACGGTGCAGATCTGA
- the cdhC gene encoding CO dehydrogenase/CO-methylating acetyl-CoA synthase complex subunit beta gives MVQDFPVEVGLVHEGERIRKEEMQVEFGGPRVAEKFELVRVRPREAITPGEIRILGPDLAELPQGSSHPLGILVEIAGSQLEENLEGVIERRIHEYSNYIQGLMHLNQRYDIWIRLSKKSFARGLNSLRFIGQVMQELFKNELPIIEGLQITFITDPEKVHEQYGEALAVYEARDARARGLTDEDVDVFYGCALCQSFAPTHVCVVTPERYANCGAISWFDGRAASRIDPKGPIFPIEKGECLDPLLGEYQGVNESARQRSMGEVSRIYLYSGFGYPHTSCGCFEGIAFYIPEVEGYGIVHRGFGGATVNGLPFSAMADSAAGGRQVDGFHGISIEYLRSRKFLQADGGWERIAWMPKEIKDRVREYIPEGVAAAIATEEDAKTLDELQAFLKGHDHPLIRRMALTAEAAPSPPVLTAGEIPIVSGGVRILLKNARIYAEKVIIQPVEAQPSGRRDGRG, from the coding sequence ATGGTTCAGGATTTTCCGGTCGAGGTCGGACTCGTCCACGAGGGGGAGCGGATCCGCAAAGAGGAGATGCAGGTGGAGTTCGGCGGGCCCCGCGTGGCGGAGAAGTTCGAGCTGGTGCGGGTCCGCCCGCGGGAGGCGATCACGCCCGGGGAGATCCGGATCCTGGGCCCGGATCTGGCCGAGCTTCCGCAGGGTTCGAGCCATCCCCTCGGCATCCTGGTCGAGATCGCGGGCTCCCAGCTGGAAGAGAACCTGGAAGGGGTGATCGAGCGGCGCATTCACGAGTACAGCAACTACATCCAGGGTCTGATGCACCTCAACCAGCGCTACGACATCTGGATCCGCCTCTCGAAGAAGTCCTTCGCCAGGGGGCTGAACTCGCTGCGATTCATCGGCCAGGTGATGCAGGAGCTCTTCAAAAACGAGCTGCCCATCATCGAAGGGCTCCAGATCACCTTCATCACCGATCCCGAAAAGGTGCACGAGCAGTACGGTGAGGCGCTCGCCGTCTACGAGGCGCGGGACGCCCGGGCCCGGGGGCTGACCGACGAGGACGTCGACGTCTTCTACGGGTGCGCCCTCTGCCAGTCGTTCGCCCCGACGCACGTCTGCGTCGTCACACCGGAGCGCTACGCCAACTGCGGCGCGATCAGCTGGTTCGACGGGCGGGCGGCGTCCCGCATCGATCCCAAGGGCCCCATCTTCCCCATCGAGAAGGGGGAGTGCCTCGATCCGCTGCTGGGAGAGTATCAGGGGGTCAACGAGAGCGCCAGGCAGCGGTCGATGGGGGAGGTGTCCCGCATCTACCTCTACTCCGGGTTCGGGTATCCGCACACCTCCTGCGGCTGCTTCGAGGGGATCGCCTTCTACATCCCGGAGGTGGAGGGCTACGGGATCGTGCACCGGGGGTTCGGGGGGGCGACGGTGAACGGGCTCCCCTTCTCGGCGATGGCGGACTCCGCCGCCGGCGGGCGGCAGGTGGACGGGTTCCACGGGATCTCCATCGAGTACCTGCGGTCCCGCAAGTTTCTCCAGGCGGACGGGGGGTGGGAGCGGATCGCCTGGATGCCGAAGGAGATCAAGGATCGGGTGCGGGAGTACATCCCGGAGGGGGTCGCTGCCGCGATCGCGACCGAGGAGGACGCGAAGACCCTGGACGAACTCCAGGCGTTCCTGAAGGGGCACGACCACCCGCTCATCCGCCGTATGGCCCTGACAGCGGAAGCCGCACCTTCTCCTCCGGTCCTCACTGCCGGGGAGATCCCGATCGTCTCCGGGGGAGTGCGCATCCTGTTGAAAAATGCCCGCATCTACGCGGAAAAGGTGATCATCCAGCCGGTGGAGGCGCAGCCGTCCGGGCGGAGGGATGGGCGTGGGTGA
- the cdhB gene encoding CO dehydrogenase/acetyl-CoA synthase complex subunit epsilon yields the protein MTDTDSWQTAEVGGPRRAAVIRKAVAAAAVIRRAERPILILGHRAGERECNGGRMIDCLIGLARASGCTVVASGNASSALRERGYPPHAAMPAVELGSRLTDPAWTGIDGKGAYDLAILAGLPYPMAWTLLSALKHFSPVKTLCLDPGYQPQATWSLPNISLADWAAFMHALNASLASTEGGG from the coding sequence TTGACGGACACGGACAGCTGGCAGACTGCGGAGGTGGGGGGGCCCCGCAGGGCTGCCGTCATCAGGAAAGCGGTGGCGGCGGCCGCGGTGATACGGCGGGCAGAGCGGCCGATTCTCATCCTGGGCCACCGGGCGGGCGAGAGAGAGTGCAACGGCGGGCGGATGATCGACTGCCTGATCGGTCTCGCGCGGGCGAGCGGCTGTACGGTGGTTGCCAGCGGCAACGCGAGCTCCGCACTGCGGGAGAGGGGCTATCCCCCCCATGCGGCGATGCCGGCCGTGGAGCTCGGGAGCCGCCTGACGGACCCGGCCTGGACGGGCATCGACGGGAAGGGGGCCTACGATCTGGCGATCCTCGCCGGCCTCCCCTACCCGATGGCCTGGACGCTCCTCTCCGCCCTGAAGCACTTCTCGCCCGTAAAGACCCTCTGCCTGGACCCCGGCTACCAGCCGCAGGCGACATGGTCGCTCCCGAACATCTCCCTTGCCGACTGGGCGGCGTTCATGCACGCACTCAACGCGAGCCTCGCTTCAACGGAGGGGGGAGGATAG